The genomic DNA ACATCAAACTTTCAAGACGGGCGAAGATAAGTCCAAGCCGAAGTATTACTGCTTGGATATGTTCCCGTACCCGAGTGGCGCAGGCCTCCATGTGGGTCACCCCGAAGGTTACACTGCAACGGATATCATTTGCCGCTACAAGCGTAGCCGCGGTTTCAATGTGCTCCACCCGATGGGTTGGGATGCTTTCGGCCTCCCTGCCGAACAGTACGCTATTCAGACCGGTACGCACCCGGCCATTACCACCAAGAAGAACTGCGACAATTTCCGCCGCCAGATCAAGCGCCTCGGCCTCTCTTATGACTGGAACAAGGAAGTCAACACCACCGACCCGAAGTATTACAAGTGGACGCAGTGGATTTTCAAGCGCCTTTACGGCACCTGGTTCGATGAAGACCAG from Fibrobacter succinogenes includes the following:
- a CDS encoding class I tRNA ligase family protein; translated protein: MAKYNPQEIETKWQAYWEEHQTFKTGEDKSKPKYYCLDMFPYPSGAGLHVGHPEGYTATDIICRYKRSRGFNVLHPMGWDAFGLPAEQYAIQTGTHPAITTKKNCDNFRRQIKRLGLSYDWNKEVNTTDPKYYKWTQWIFKRLYGTWFDEDQ